The Rhinoderma darwinii isolate aRhiDar2 chromosome 8, aRhiDar2.hap1, whole genome shotgun sequence genome has a window encoding:
- the LOC142659720 gene encoding cytochrome P450 2G1-like isoform X7, giving the protein MTLRNFGMGKRSIEQRIQEEAQFLTEEFRKSNDQPLDPTFYFSKAVSNVICSVVFGDRFEYEDKDFLKLLGLLNETFKGFSSVWGQMYNVYPKVMGRIPGPHQKMFNAIDSMQEFITKRVKMHKETLDPSDPRSFIDCFLIKMEQEKDIPETEFHMEGIVNTTFDLFGAGTETVSTTLRYGLMILLKHPDVEERIHQEIDKVIGGDRAPCIEDRSRMPYMDAVIHEIQRFIDLIPMGIPHKVTRDLKFRDFYIPQGTTIYPILSSVLQDPKQFKYPHEFNPGHFLDDQGKFSRNDGFMPFSSGKRICLGEGLARMELFLFFTTILQNFSLRSPVDIEELDLTPLMSGFGNVPHYYQLCLIPR; this is encoded by the exons ACCAGCCATTGGATCCAACATTCTATTTTTCCAAAGCTGTTTCAAATGTCATCTGTTCAGTGGTATTTGGAGATCGATTCGAGTATGAGGACAAAGATTTTCTGAAACTTCTGGGTCTCCTAAATGAAACCTTTAAAGGATTTAGCTCTGTTTGGGGACAG ATGTACAATGTCTATCCTAAAGTTATGGGAAGGATCCCAGGGCCTCACCAAAAAATGTTCAATGCTATTGATAGTATGCAGGAATTTATTACAAAACGTGTGAAAATGCATAAAGAGACTTTGGATCCTAGCGATCCTCGAAGTTTCATTGACTGCTTCCTCATCAAGATGGAACAG GAAAAAGACATACCTGAGACTGAGTTTCACATGGAAGGCATTGTCAATACCACATTTGATTTATTTGGAGCTGGGACAGAAACTGTTAGTACAACACTGCGTTATGGATTGATGATTCTCCTCAAGCATCCAGATGTTGAAG AACGCATCCATCAAGAGATTGACAAAGTCATTGGAGGGGACAGAGCTCCGTGTATAGAAGATCGCTCCCGTATGCCCTATATGGATGCCGTAATCCATGAAATTCAAAGATTTATTGACCTCATACCAATGGGAATTCCACACAAAGTAACCCGTGACCTAAAGTTTCGAGATTTTTATATTCCACAG GGTACAACCATCTACCCAATACTCAGTTCTGTTTTACAAGATCCAAAACAGTTTAAGTATCCGCATGAGTTCAATCCAGGACATTTCTTAGATGATCAAGGCAAGTTCAGTCGTAATGATGGATTCATGCCATTCTCTTCAG GAAAACGGATCTGTCTTGGGGAAGGCCTTGCAAGAATGGAGCTCTTCCTGTTCTTCACCACCATCTTACAGAACTTTAGCCTCCGGTCGCCTGTAGACATTGAAGAATTAGACTTAACACCTTTAATGAGTGGATTTGGAAATGTTCCTCATTATTATCAGTTGTGCTTGATCCCACGCTGA